The Streptomyces capitiformicae genome contains the following window.
ATCGCGTCAATGCGCCGCAGCGTCGACTCCGGCGTCCCGCCCCGCGCCATCCGCTCCAGGGTGTCCTGAACCTCGACATTGGCGAGCGCGACCCGCGACCCCAGCTGCAGAGCGAGTACGTCCCGGTAGAACCCGGTGAGCTCGGTGAGCGCCAGATCCAGACTGTCCCGCTGCGCCCTGGTCCGCCGCCGCTTCTGCTTGTCCTCCAGATCCTTCATCACCCCCGCCGTACCGCGCGGCATACGCCCGCCCTGCACCGCGCCCAGCGCCGCCTTCAGCTCCTCGGTCTCCTTGGTGTCGACCTCTTCCGCCAGCTGCTTGGACTCCTCGGAGGCCGCGTCCACCAGCTCCTGCGCGGCCTTCAGACACCCGCCGACCTCCCCGACCCGCAACGGCAGTTTCAGTACGGCGGCCCGCCGCTCCCGCGCCCGCGGATCGGTGGCCAGCCGCCGAGCCCGCTCGATATGCCCCTGAGTGGCCCGCGCCGCCACGGCGGCGGCCTCCGGCTCGATCCCTTCCCGCCGTACGAGCATGTCCGCCACCGCGTCCACCGAAGGCGTGAGCAGCCCGACGTGCCGGCACCGCGACCGAATCGTGGGCAGCACGTCCTCCAACGAAGGCGCGCACAGCAACCACACCGTC
Protein-coding sequences here:
- a CDS encoding DNA polymerase III subunit delta'; translated protein: MGVWDDLVGQERLSAQLDAAARDADAIVTAAESGGTPPEASKMTHAWLFTGPPGAGRTTAARAFAAALQCVSPDRALGGSPGCGFCDGCHTALVGTHADVTTVAAVGTQILAEDMRDTVRKSFTSPANGRWQVILVEDAERLNEKSANAVLKAVEEPAPRTVWLLCAPSLEDVLPTIRSRCRHVGLLTPSVDAVADMLVRREGIEPEAAAVAARATQGHIERARRLATDPRARERRAAVLKLPLRVGEVGGCLKAAQELVDAASEESKQLAEEVDTKETEELKAALGAVQGGRMPRGTAGVMKDLEDKQKRRRTRAQRDSLDLALTELTGFYRDVLALQLGSRVALANVEVQDTLERMARGGTPESTLRRIDAIAACREALDRNVAPLLAVEAMTMALRSG